The following coding sequences are from one Prochlorococcus marinus XMU1412 window:
- the rpmG gene encoding 50S ribosomal protein L33, whose translation MAKKGTRVVVTLECTEARTSTDPKRSNGVSRYTTEKNRRNTTERLELKKFNPHLNRMTIHKEIK comes from the coding sequence ATGGCCAAAAAAGGGACAAGAGTTGTAGTGACCCTGGAATGTACTGAAGCTAGAACAAGCACAGATCCTAAGAGATCAAATGGTGTCTCAAGATATACTACTGAAAAAAATCGTAGAAATACAACCGAAAGATTAGAACTAAAAAAGTTTAATCCTCATTTAAACAGAATGACAATTCACAAAGAAATTAAGTAA
- the lptC gene encoding LPS export ABC transporter periplasmic protein LptC, translating into MSKNYRLIIFLPLFMLGCTPNVIDENKVIQKIDSLDMTIFSKSGDKIYSITSPNSSYDNIELKFELKKPIINILNGKETKYIISSEESTLSDNNKLLKMKGNVKLKTLKKNEDILNADNFIWNIENTNYLLEGNIRFENQNIILNSGKAILGSDNIIEFFNPVKYIIKDENNENTYEINSENAFYNLNNESVSFKAKDKRVKSIIYF; encoded by the coding sequence ATGAGCAAAAATTATAGATTAATAATTTTCCTTCCATTATTTATGCTTGGTTGCACCCCAAATGTAATTGATGAAAATAAAGTTATACAAAAAATAGACAGTTTAGATATGACTATTTTCTCTAAAAGTGGAGATAAAATATATTCTATTACCAGTCCAAATTCAAGTTATGACAATATTGAATTAAAATTCGAATTAAAAAAACCTATTATTAACATTCTTAATGGGAAAGAAACTAAATATATTATTAGTTCAGAAGAATCTACATTATCAGACAACAATAAACTCTTGAAAATGAAAGGGAATGTTAAATTAAAAACTTTAAAAAAGAATGAGGATATTTTAAATGCTGATAATTTTATTTGGAATATAGAAAATACTAACTATCTACTAGAGGGTAATATAAGATTTGAAAATCAAAATATCATCTTAAATTCAGGAAAAGCCATATTGGGTTCAGATAACATAATTGAATTTTTCAATCCAGTAAAATATATAATTAAAGATGAAAATAACGAGAATACATATGAAATAAACTCAGAAAATGCTTTCTATAATTTAAATAATGAATCAGTAAGCTTTAAAGCAAAAGATAAAAGAGTTAAATCAATAATATATTTTTAA
- a CDS encoding cofactor assembly of complex C subunit B: MGFNGKSLISVGVILFIFQIANFISIETITPELERAQVLAAIASLFIILIGFLFKQFQPIAGEKAVLKGENKFLFDRNMPDEVIDELAWGSEAILTSTAAAAILIHNDGVNILRRGITSSNNFKPGETCLRSIKDMKLISLANTKFYPGRDEFYNFCAEIPSILVVPINNKAFILIGGWSAKCFTKSDEKWINNWSKKINNIFSKNKI; this comes from the coding sequence ATGGGATTCAATGGGAAATCATTAATATCAGTCGGTGTAATACTTTTTATTTTTCAGATAGCAAATTTCATTTCAATAGAAACAATCACTCCTGAGCTTGAAAGAGCACAAGTGTTAGCTGCAATAGCTTCGTTATTTATTATTTTGATAGGTTTTTTATTTAAACAATTCCAACCCATAGCTGGTGAGAAAGCTGTTTTAAAAGGAGAAAATAAGTTTCTCTTCGATAGAAACATGCCGGATGAAGTTATTGATGAACTTGCATGGGGTTCTGAAGCAATATTAACTTCTACAGCAGCAGCAGCAATATTAATCCACAATGATGGCGTCAATATATTAAGGAGGGGTATCACTTCAAGTAATAATTTTAAACCTGGGGAAACTTGTCTGAGATCTATTAAAGATATGAAATTAATATCATTGGCAAACACTAAATTTTATCCTGGAAGAGATGAATTTTATAATTTTTGTGCTGAAATTCCATCTATTTTAGTTGTACCTATAAATAATAAGGCTTTCATATTGATTGGAGGCTGGAGTGCTAAGTGTTTTACCAAGTCTGATGAAAAATGGATTAATAACTGGTCCAAAAAAATTAATAATATTTTCTCAAAAAATAAAATTTAA
- a CDS encoding ribonuclease catalytic domain-containing protein, with translation MKDLTNLKTYIIDSDDPHEVDDAISLEIKEGNKKNLWIHISNPCKLFLHDSNVDLNARKRNSSLYLIDQYVPMLPKDILEKANLAQNKVSETISAAIEFNDDGSINKYEITEAIIKPKYQLTYEDANEILEIEPKEEIELIEIKKLLEKSITYRKKQGAIIFESPNNKIKLYEDKIILTKLEKTISQIIVAESMILMGYVTSLFMDKYDLAAAFRIQKINCDPSEILNKYNDSDIKYIILKQYMGRSYITTKPGIHESLGLKMYVQCTSPLRRYLDLIIQRQVYNKINNYEVLSKDSVSKILDYSKNRQLENNNIFKNDRFKYLKLFFKNEKKPFYKIIFVKWINHKKNIALVYFPDYSLEILITLFVSIEIYSNKIYKVKYIINDNNLLEFIY, from the coding sequence TTGAAAGATTTAACAAATTTAAAAACATATATTATTGACTCTGATGATCCACATGAGGTTGATGACGCTATTTCATTAGAAATAAAAGAAGGAAATAAAAAAAATTTATGGATACATATTAGTAATCCATGCAAACTCTTTTTGCATGATTCTAATGTTGATTTAAATGCAAGAAAGAGAAATAGCAGTTTATATTTAATTGATCAATATGTCCCAATGCTTCCTAAAGATATTCTTGAGAAGGCAAATCTAGCTCAAAATAAAGTTTCAGAAACTATTAGTGCAGCAATAGAATTCAATGACGATGGATCAATAAATAAATATGAAATAACTGAAGCAATAATAAAACCAAAATATCAATTAACATATGAAGATGCAAATGAAATATTAGAAATAGAACCCAAAGAAGAAATAGAATTAATTGAGATTAAAAAATTATTAGAAAAAAGTATTACATATAGAAAGAAACAAGGAGCAATTATTTTTGAAAGTCCTAATAATAAAATTAAATTATATGAGGATAAGATTATACTAACTAAATTAGAGAAAACAATATCGCAGATTATAGTTGCAGAATCAATGATACTAATGGGTTATGTAACAAGTTTATTTATGGATAAATATGATTTAGCGGCTGCATTTAGGATTCAAAAAATAAACTGCGATCCATCTGAAATACTTAATAAATATAATGATAGTGATATTAAATATATAATACTAAAACAATATATGGGAAGAAGTTACATCACTACTAAGCCAGGAATCCATGAATCATTAGGCCTTAAAATGTATGTACAATGTACATCACCATTAAGAAGATATCTTGATTTGATTATACAAAGGCAAGTCTATAACAAAATTAATAATTACGAAGTTCTAAGTAAAGATTCAGTCTCTAAAATTCTTGATTATTCAAAAAATAGACAATTAGAGAATAATAATATATTTAAAAATGATAGATTTAAGTATTTAAAATTATTTTTTAAGAATGAAAAAAAACCTTTTTATAAAATAATATTTGTTAAGTGGATTAATCATAAAAAAAATATTGCTTTGGTTTATTTTCCAGATTATTCACTAGAAATACTTATTACTCTTTTTGTATCAATAGAAATATATAGTAATAAAATATATAAAGTTAAATATATTATAAATGATAATAATCTTTTAGAATTTATTTATTAG
- a CDS encoding tRNA (cytidine(34)-2'-O)-methyltransferase, giving the protein MEVALFEPRIPQNTGNIARSCAAFNIPLNLIEPLGFKIEDKYLKRAGLDYWPLVTVNQYENFEKFLASKSTKRIISFSKKNGLYLKDFKFKQDDILLFGREDSGLPDSIIDKSDFLISIFMPNIQTSNNDQKGVRSLNLSVACGIAIYEAHKQINFKNGN; this is encoded by the coding sequence TTGGAAGTCGCTCTTTTTGAACCTAGAATCCCACAAAATACTGGTAATATAGCCAGATCATGTGCTGCATTTAATATACCTTTAAATCTTATTGAGCCCTTGGGTTTTAAAATAGAAGACAAATATTTAAAAAGAGCAGGATTAGACTATTGGCCTCTAGTTACTGTTAATCAGTATGAGAATTTTGAAAAATTTTTAGCGTCAAAATCAACAAAAAGAATAATTTCTTTTAGTAAAAAGAATGGATTATATTTGAAGGATTTTAAATTTAAGCAAGATGATATTTTGCTATTTGGTAGAGAAGATTCAGGATTACCCGATTCCATAATTGATAAAAGCGACTTTTTAATATCAATATTTATGCCGAATATACAGACTAGTAACAATGATCAAAAAGGCGTTAGAAGTCTAAACCTTTCTGTAGCATGCGGAATTGCTATATATGAGGCGCACAAACAAATAAATTTTAAAAATGGTAATTAA
- the rpsR gene encoding 30S ribosomal protein S18 has translation MPNSIFKKQLSPIKPGDPIDYKDVELLKKFITERGKILPRRMTGLTSKQQRDLTLAVKRARIVALLPFVNPEG, from the coding sequence ATGCCTAATTCAATTTTTAAAAAACAATTATCACCTATCAAACCAGGGGATCCTATTGACTATAAGGATGTAGAGCTACTAAAAAAATTCATAACTGAGAGGGGAAAAATCCTACCAAGAAGAATGACAGGTTTAACCTCTAAGCAACAAAGAGATCTCACATTAGCTGTTAAGAGAGCCAGAATTGTAGCTCTTTTACCCTTCGTAAATCCTGAAGGATAA
- a CDS encoding DUF1651 domain-containing protein, with protein MTEIFWLINSNRSRVKRFSKNNQNKDKFFEYMFIDSGRILGVLGKEPPLMTTREELKVDKARDEWRKLIAQGWRRTKPVWEDY; from the coding sequence TTGACAGAAATTTTTTGGCTTATAAATTCAAATCGTTCAAGGGTTAAAAGATTTTCAAAGAATAATCAAAATAAAGATAAATTTTTTGAATATATGTTTATTGACTCTGGAAGAATTCTTGGTGTTTTAGGAAAAGAACCCCCTCTTATGACAACCAGAGAGGAACTTAAAGTTGATAAAGCTAGAGATGAATGGAGAAAGTTAATCGCTCAAGGTTGGAGGAGAACCAAACCAGTTTGGGAAGACTATTAG
- a CDS encoding fusion glycoprotein F0: protein MNLNINKYILSLIFTGFIFILVPSATYANEINSLNKYFGITQQKTVINYEKSQPSSIDNPVVDPNFNTMRSKDTESSTATYIVIGLLIAATIIPLATWWYFSK, encoded by the coding sequence ATGAACCTAAACATCAATAAATATATACTTTCTCTTATCTTTACTGGCTTTATTTTTATTCTTGTCCCTTCGGCTACCTACGCAAATGAAATTAATAGTTTAAATAAATATTTTGGTATTACTCAACAGAAGACTGTTATAAATTACGAAAAAAGTCAGCCCTCATCTATTGACAACCCTGTAGTGGATCCAAATTTTAACACTATGAGATCAAAAGATACTGAGAGTTCGACTGCTACTTATATAGTTATAGGTTTGTTAATTGCTGCCACAATTATTCCTTTAGCAACATGGTGGTATTTCTCTAAATAA
- a CDS encoding bifunctional adenosylcobinamide kinase/adenosylcobinamide-phosphate guanylyltransferase has translation MNAKDLSISEYSSYIVFITGGTKSGKSEFAEHLAKDVNKLSYVALSENNLDDKEWQYKINSHRKRRPKDWKLIETTDLLNTLRKEEGPLLIDSIGGFVMKNIGKEQNEWSTKMNSLISLLTIRKSITIIVGEQVGWSLVSEYKIGNTYIERIGELQKRITKISKDNWLAINGRAIKIDEISIEIPT, from the coding sequence ATGAATGCTAAGGATTTAAGTATTAGTGAATATTCATCTTATATAGTTTTTATTACAGGGGGGACAAAGAGTGGCAAAAGTGAATTCGCGGAGCATCTTGCTAAGGATGTAAATAAATTATCATATGTCGCCTTATCTGAAAACAATTTGGATGATAAAGAATGGCAATATAAAATTAATTCACATCGAAAAAGAAGGCCAAAAGATTGGAAATTAATAGAAACGACAGATCTATTAAATACATTAAGGAAAGAAGAAGGTCCATTATTAATAGATTCTATTGGCGGATTCGTTATGAAAAATATAGGCAAGGAACAAAATGAATGGTCAACAAAAATGAATTCACTTATAAGTCTCTTAACTATAAGAAAAAGCATAACAATTATTGTTGGAGAACAAGTAGGTTGGAGTTTGGTCTCTGAATATAAAATTGGTAATACATATATTGAAAGAATTGGCGAACTTCAAAAGAGAATAACCAAAATATCAAAAGATAATTGGCTGGCTATAAACGGCAGAGCAATCAAAATAGATGAAATAAGTATTGAAATACCTACTTAA
- the clpS gene encoding ATP-dependent Clp protease adapter ClpS: MFNSLGTVLDPKKSKAKYPVARVIVLDDNFNTFQHVANCLLTIIPSMSEQRAWDLTIKVDKTGSAEVWRGDLEQAELYHEQLLSKGLTMAPIEKT, from the coding sequence ATGTTTAATTCACTCGGCACAGTCTTAGATCCAAAAAAATCTAAAGCAAAATATCCAGTAGCAAGAGTTATAGTTCTTGATGACAATTTTAATACTTTTCAGCATGTCGCAAATTGTCTTCTAACAATAATCCCAAGCATGAGTGAACAAAGGGCATGGGATCTAACCATCAAAGTTGACAAGACAGGATCTGCAGAGGTGTGGAGAGGTGATCTTGAACAGGCAGAGCTATATCATGAGCAACTATTAAGCAAAGGATTAACAATGGCTCCAATTGAGAAAACATAA
- the metG gene encoding methionine--tRNA ligase, giving the protein MTFVITTPLYYVNDKPHLGSVYTTIICDSIARYKRLSGEDVMFITGVDEHGLKIQRTALEKGIEPKSHCDEISEVFNNNWNDWNISFDKFIRTSSKNHEFVVNEFYERVKASDDIYMGVQKGWYCVGCEEFKDNPENSSTYKCPIHQKNLEWKNEENLFFRLSKYQKEIEKIINEPSFIEPIERKNEIINFVSRGLKDFSISRTNVTWGIPVPGYDNHTFYVWFDALLGYVSAISSDETEHSLEKSINRGWPADVHLIGKDILRFHAVYWPAMLISAKMKVPKKVFGHGFLTREGQKMGKSLGNVLDPDLLLTKYGNDPVRWYLIKDISLGNDGDFQDKRFVDIINNDLANTIGNLLNRTSSMSRKWFDNKVPNNEKILSENKLENFAKIAVENYIYNFDNYKLDLAANEILSLAINTNLYLNDNQPWLLIKEKDNLPLVKEIIYNVLESTRIIGLLLLPLLPDLSIKINEQLGSIYTEETPWKKQLIWGLLVNNSSLPKPNPIINKLEYEQKL; this is encoded by the coding sequence ATGACTTTTGTCATTACTACACCTTTATACTATGTTAATGATAAACCTCATTTAGGAAGTGTATATACAACAATAATTTGTGACTCAATAGCTAGGTATAAAAGGCTTTCAGGTGAAGATGTTATGTTTATCACGGGTGTTGATGAACATGGTTTGAAAATACAAAGAACAGCTCTTGAAAAGGGAATTGAACCAAAATCACATTGTGATGAAATCTCAGAAGTCTTTAATAATAATTGGAATGATTGGAATATATCGTTTGACAAATTTATAAGAACAAGCTCAAAAAATCATGAATTTGTTGTTAATGAATTTTATGAAAGAGTAAAAGCATCAGATGATATCTATATGGGAGTTCAAAAAGGTTGGTATTGTGTCGGTTGTGAAGAATTTAAAGATAATCCAGAAAACTCATCAACATACAAATGTCCAATACATCAAAAAAATCTAGAATGGAAAAATGAAGAGAATCTCTTTTTTAGGCTTTCAAAATATCAAAAAGAAATCGAGAAAATAATCAACGAACCTTCTTTTATAGAGCCAATAGAAAGAAAGAATGAAATTATAAATTTTGTTTCTAGAGGTTTAAAGGATTTTTCAATTTCAAGAACAAATGTTACATGGGGAATTCCAGTCCCTGGTTACGATAACCATACCTTTTATGTGTGGTTTGATGCTTTACTTGGATATGTAAGTGCCATTAGTTCTGATGAGACAGAACATTCATTGGAAAAATCAATTAATAGAGGATGGCCAGCTGATGTTCATTTAATTGGTAAGGATATTCTGAGATTCCATGCTGTATATTGGCCTGCAATGCTCATTTCTGCCAAAATGAAAGTTCCAAAAAAAGTTTTTGGCCACGGATTTCTTACAAGAGAGGGACAAAAAATGGGTAAAAGCTTAGGAAATGTACTCGACCCTGATTTATTGCTTACAAAATATGGAAATGATCCTGTAAGGTGGTACCTCATTAAAGACATATCACTAGGAAATGATGGAGATTTTCAAGATAAAAGATTTGTTGACATCATCAATAATGACTTAGCTAATACAATTGGTAATTTATTAAATAGAACATCATCTATGTCTAGAAAATGGTTTGATAATAAAGTGCCAAATAATGAAAAAATTTTAAGTGAAAATAAATTAGAGAATTTTGCCAAAATTGCAGTTGAGAACTATATTTATAACTTTGATAACTACAAATTAGATTTAGCAGCTAATGAAATACTTAGCCTAGCAATTAATACAAATTTGTATTTGAATGATAATCAGCCATGGCTGCTAATAAAAGAGAAAGATAATCTACCTCTAGTTAAAGAAATTATTTATAACGTTTTAGAAAGTACACGAATAATAGGATTATTATTACTACCTTTATTGCCCGATTTATCTATAAAAATTAATGAACAACTTGGTTCTATATACACGGAGGAGACTCCTTGGAAAAAACAATTAATTTGGGGATTATTAGTTAACAACTCAAGTCTTCCTAAACCCAATCCAATTATAAATAAACTTGAGTATGAGCAAAAATTATAG